In Equus przewalskii isolate Varuska chromosome 6, EquPr2, whole genome shotgun sequence, one DNA window encodes the following:
- the LOC139084251 gene encoding proline-rich protein 23D1-like: MDGSRRPRRPRESRTESKGRRAGDTCSATPAPRKAAKRRRQAEQDPRTGAEPAAVPGAPCPAPARAPEAAQGPRTPSTQCMQMVVVVLEPGTALELRLGAEVLVLAPHAALQLTLGNLALVVVPARVLSSSEALWFPAHARWLWPGPTQAAWAINVQDGSLCAQRAEPSGAPPAPEDGEARRGCRPPAGPWAGGVPGLSPSSPHTLLLQALRGAPARQGCGLPPEPRPGLRPLPAEFSLDLRGLGPPPSSELRPLPPSPSPSPRPRSCRAPPRRRPPAKARRRLFRGD; the protein is encoded by the exons CTCGGCCACCCCCGCCCCGCGGAAGGCGGCGAAACGGAGGCGGCAGGCGGAGCAGGATCCCCGCACAG GGGCAGAGCCAGCCGCAGTGCCAGGAGCTCCCTGCCCGGCTCCAGCGCGGGCCCCGGAAGCAGCCCAG GGGCCGCGGACGCCCAGCACGCAATGTATGCAGATGGTCGTGGTGGTCCTGGAGCCGGGAACAGCCCTTGAGCTGCGCCTGGGTGCGGAAGTCCTGGTCCTGGCCCCCCACGCAGCCCTGCAGCTCACGCTCGGCAACCTGGCGCTCGTCGTCGTCCCTGCGCGCGTCCTGAGCTCTTCCGAGGCTCTCTGGTTCCCTGCCCACGCGCGCTGGCTCTGGCCCGGCCCGACCCAGGCCGCCTGGGCCATCAACGTGCAAGACGGATCCCTTTGCGCCCAGAGAGCGGAGCCCAGCGGAGCGCCCCCCGCGCCAGAGGACGGGGAGGCTAGGCGAGGCTGCCGGCCCCCCGCGGGACCCTGGGCCGGCGGAGTCCCgggcctcagcccctcctccccgcaCACCCTCCTCCTCCAAGCTCTCCGCGGGGCCCCTGCCCGCCAGGGCTGCGGGCTCCCGCCCGAGCCCAGGCCGGGGCTGCGCCCTCTGCCGGCCGAGTTCAGCCTGGACCTCCGCGGCCTGGGGCCCCCGCCCAGCTCGGAGCTCagacctctgcctccctccccgaGTCCCAGTCCGCGGCCCAGAAGCTGCCGCGCGCCGCCCCGTCGCAGGCCCCCCGCCAAGGCCCGCAGGCGTCTCTTCCGAGGGGATTGA